A DNA window from Vigna unguiculata cultivar IT97K-499-35 chromosome 10, ASM411807v1, whole genome shotgun sequence contains the following coding sequences:
- the LOC114166347 gene encoding protein PIN-LIKES 3-like isoform X1, whose translation MEFWKLFFVALMPVLKVLLITALGTILAINRFDILGETARKNLNTMVYFVFSPTLVYSSLAETITLRSVVMLWFMPINILLTFVIGSVLGLLVVKLTRVPHHLQGLVLGCCAAGNLGNLPIIIVPAVCKQSGNPFGDVNVCYKNALAYASLSMALGSIYIWSYAYNLVRLYAPKICNEAKIAENSMVNPMSITKTDPENPSTCSRGLPFLSVVGDKSQSQDHVKNFEIQCTNCDDGKKEESFTGRKRGNDHETAENIGQKNQPEDTIHTLHNWGFGLIIGVVPQFRKLLIGDKAPLHVVEDSIVMVGYACIPVMTLLVGANLIKGLNGVGKQLPLIVGITVIRCIVLPGIGVGIVKGVVRLGFIHNDPLYQFILLLQFALPPAVSLSTITQLFGAGEGECSVIMFATYSCAAVSVTLWCTFYMWLVL comes from the exons atGGAGTTTTGGAAGCTTTTCTTTGTTGCATTAATGCCAGTTTTGAAAGTGTTGCTAATTACTGCATTGGGAACAATCCTTGCAATTAATCGCTTTGACATACTCGGAGAAACTGCCAGGAAAAATCTCAACACT ATGGTATATTTTGTCTTTTCTCCAACCCTAGTTTATAGCAGCCTAGCTGAAACAATAACTCTAAGAAGTGTGGTTATGCT GTGGTTCATGCCAATCAACATTCTTCTCACATTTGTTATTGGATCAGTTCTTGGATTGTTAGTTGTTAAACTAACTAGAGTTCCTCATCATCTTCAAGGACTTGTTTTAGGGTGTTGTGCAGCAG GAAATCTTGGAAATTTGCCAATAATTATAGTTCCTGCTGTGTGTAAACAAAGTGGCAATCCTTTTGGAGATGTGAATGTTTGCTACAAAAATGCATTAGCATATGCTTCTCTATCAATGGCG ttagGATCAATTTACATATGGTCTTATGCATACAACCTTGTTCGATTATATGCACCAAAAATTTGCAACGAAGCCAAAATTGCAGAAAATTCCATGGTGAATCCAATGTCCATAACAAAAACTGATCCTGAGAACCCTTCAACATGTTCCAGAGGATTACCATTTCTCAGTGTTGTTGGTGATAAATCACAATCTCAAGATCATGTCAAGAACTTTGAAATCCAGTGTACAAATTGTGATGATGGAAAAAAAGAGGAG agTTTTACAGGCAGAAAGAGGGGAAATGATCATGAAACAGCTGAAAACATTGGTCAAAAAAATCAACCTGAAGATACTATTCACACCCTCCACAATTGGGGCT TTGGTTTAATAATTGGTGTAGTTCCTCAATTTCGAAAACTTTTAATTGGTGATAAAGCTCCTCTCCATGTGGTTGAGGACTCTATAGTGATGGTGGG GTATGCATGCATTCCAGTAATGACTTTGTTGGTCGGAGCAAATCTTATcaaag GTTTGAATGGAGTTGGAAAGCAACTTCCACTGATTGTTGGAATCACTGTGATTAGATGCATTGTGTTGCCAGGAATTGGTGTAGGCATAGTTAAAGGTGTTGTTCGTTTAGGGTTCATCCACAATGATCCATTGTATCAATTTATTCTCCTGCTTCAGTTTGCACTTCCTCCTGCAGTATCACTCA GTACAATCACTCAATTATTTGGAGCTGGTGAGGGTGAATGCTCAGTAATCATGTTTGCAACTTATTCTTGTGCTGCAGTTTCAGTAACACTTTGGTGTACATTTTATATGTGGCTTGTACTATAG
- the LOC114166347 gene encoding protein PIN-LIKES 3-like isoform X2 has translation MEFWKLFFVALMPVLKVLLITALGTILAINRFDILGETARKNLNTMVYFVFSPTLVYSSLAETITLRSVVMLWFMPINILLTFVIGSVLGLLVVKLTRVPHHLQGLVLGCCAAGNLGNLPIIIVPAVCKQSGNPFGDVNVCYKNALAYASLSMALGSIYIWSYAYNLVRLYAPKICNEAKIAENSMVNPMSITKTDPENPSTCSRGLPFLSVVGDKSQSQDHVKNFEIQCTNCDDGKKEEAERGEMIMKQLKTLVKKINLKILFTPSTIGAIVGLIIGVVPQFRKLLIGDKAPLHVVEDSIVMVGYACIPVMTLLVGANLIKGLNGVGKQLPLIVGITVIRCIVLPGIGVGIVKGVVRLGFIHNDPLYQFILLLQFALPPAVSLSTITQLFGAGEGECSVIMFATYSCAAVSVTLWCTFYMWLVL, from the exons atGGAGTTTTGGAAGCTTTTCTTTGTTGCATTAATGCCAGTTTTGAAAGTGTTGCTAATTACTGCATTGGGAACAATCCTTGCAATTAATCGCTTTGACATACTCGGAGAAACTGCCAGGAAAAATCTCAACACT ATGGTATATTTTGTCTTTTCTCCAACCCTAGTTTATAGCAGCCTAGCTGAAACAATAACTCTAAGAAGTGTGGTTATGCT GTGGTTCATGCCAATCAACATTCTTCTCACATTTGTTATTGGATCAGTTCTTGGATTGTTAGTTGTTAAACTAACTAGAGTTCCTCATCATCTTCAAGGACTTGTTTTAGGGTGTTGTGCAGCAG GAAATCTTGGAAATTTGCCAATAATTATAGTTCCTGCTGTGTGTAAACAAAGTGGCAATCCTTTTGGAGATGTGAATGTTTGCTACAAAAATGCATTAGCATATGCTTCTCTATCAATGGCG ttagGATCAATTTACATATGGTCTTATGCATACAACCTTGTTCGATTATATGCACCAAAAATTTGCAACGAAGCCAAAATTGCAGAAAATTCCATGGTGAATCCAATGTCCATAACAAAAACTGATCCTGAGAACCCTTCAACATGTTCCAGAGGATTACCATTTCTCAGTGTTGTTGGTGATAAATCACAATCTCAAGATCATGTCAAGAACTTTGAAATCCAGTGTACAAATTGTGATGATGGAAAAAAAGAGGAG GCAGAAAGAGGGGAAATGATCATGAAACAGCTGAAAACATTGGTCAAAAAAATCAACCTGAAGATACTATTCACACCCTCCACAATTGGGGCT ATAGTTGGTTTAATAATTGGTGTAGTTCCTCAATTTCGAAAACTTTTAATTGGTGATAAAGCTCCTCTCCATGTGGTTGAGGACTCTATAGTGATGGTGGG GTATGCATGCATTCCAGTAATGACTTTGTTGGTCGGAGCAAATCTTATcaaag GTTTGAATGGAGTTGGAAAGCAACTTCCACTGATTGTTGGAATCACTGTGATTAGATGCATTGTGTTGCCAGGAATTGGTGTAGGCATAGTTAAAGGTGTTGTTCGTTTAGGGTTCATCCACAATGATCCATTGTATCAATTTATTCTCCTGCTTCAGTTTGCACTTCCTCCTGCAGTATCACTCA GTACAATCACTCAATTATTTGGAGCTGGTGAGGGTGAATGCTCAGTAATCATGTTTGCAACTTATTCTTGTGCTGCAGTTTCAGTAACACTTTGGTGTACATTTTATATGTGGCTTGTACTATAG